DNA sequence from the Gordonia polyisoprenivorans genome:
TCGGGGCCGCGCTGCCCATCGGCACGCGGCTCATCGACTCGACCCCACCGGCGACCACGATGTCGAGCTGACCGCTGATGACCGCGGCGGCGGCCATCGCCAGCGACTGCTGACTCGATCCGCAGGCCCGCGTGATCGTGGTCCCCGGAACGCTTTCCGGCCAGCCGGCGGCCAGGATCGCGGTGCGCGCGATGTTGCCCGCCTGTTCGGCGTGCTGACTGACGCACCCCCACATGACGTCGTCAACGTCGGCGGGATCGACACCGGTGCGCTCCACGAGTGCCTCGAGGACGTGGGCGGACAAGTCGGCCGGATGGATACCCGACAACGCCCCGCCCCGGCGTCCGATCGGAGTACGGACCGCATCGACGATCACCGCATCGCTCATCAGAGTTCCTTTCTCGAAACCACTACCAACGAATCGACCCCTACCTACGAATCGACCCCTATGAACGAATCGACCATGACGGGCACTCGATCACAAGGTGATTCACGCTCATGGGGTCATAGCCGCGACCTATGTCGCGCTCGGCACACGGCGTCGCCGCAAGCGGTGGGGGCGTCACCGACGATTCGATGGCGGGATCGCGCCCAGCAGACCCCTCTGCCGGAATCTCCGACACTGCCCGGTTCTGCGATGAGTGCCCAGGGTGTCGCCTATACGTGCTGGTCAGCGGCCCACAGCGACGGCCTCCAGACGTGGCATTGTCTCCTCCTATCGGAGCCTTAGCCGAAGACCCCGTTACCGGGCGGGCCCGTCACGGGCATGCTGAAGACCATGGCCCGCCTTGCCCAGACCCTCGGTCTCACCGACATCCAGACCGACATCGTCGCCAACGTGCGGCGCTTCGTCGACACCCAGATCATTCCCAACGCGCAAGAACTCGAGCATGCCGACGCCTACCCCGAGGAGATCGTCGCCGGCATGCGGGAGATGGGACTGTTCGGGCTGATGATCCCGGAGGAGTACGGCGGGCTGGGCGAATCGTTGCTGACCTATGCGCTGTGCGTCGAGGAACTCGCACGCGGCTGGATGAGTGTGTCCGGGGTGATCAACACCCACTTCATCGTCGCCTACATGCTGCGACAGCACGGAACCGAGGAGCAGAAGCAGCGGCTGCTGCCGCAGATGGCGACCGGTGAGGTGCGTGGCGCCTTCTCGATGAGCGAACCGGACCTCGGCTCCGACGTCGCGGCCATCACGACGTCGGCCAAACGCTCCGACGACGGAACCTACACGATCAACGGCGCGAAGATGTGGCTCACCAACGGCGCCTCGTCGACCCTGGTCGCGGCGCTCGTGCGCACCGATGAGGGAGCCGAGAAGCCACACCACAACCTGACCACCTTCCTCATCGAGAAGCCGGCCGGTTTCGGCGAAGTGGTTGCCGGACTGACGATTCCCAGAAAGATCGACAAGATGGGCTACAAGGGGATCGACACCACCGAGTTGATCTTCGACGGTTATCGCACCGATGCCGAGCACATCCTCGGCGGCACACCGGGCCGCGGATTCGCGCAGATGATGGACGGCGTCGAGGTCGGCCGGGTCAACGTGTCGGCGCGGGCCTGCGGCATCGCCCAGCGCGCCTTCGAACTCGCCGTCACCTATGCCCAACAGCGACGCACCTTCGGCAAGCCGATCGCCGAGCATCAGGCGATCGCCTTCTCGCTGGCCGAGATGGCCACCAAAACCGAAGCGGCGCACCTGATGATGGTGAACGCGGCCCGGCTCAAGGACTCCGGCGAACGCAACGACGTCGCGGCCGGCATGGCGAAGTACCTGTGCAGCGAGTACTGCGCTGAGGTCACCCAGGCCAGTTTTCGTATCCACGGCGGCTACGGCTATTCCAAGGAATTCGAGATCGAACGGCTGATGCGGGAAGCTCCGTTCCTGCTGATCGGCGAGGGCACCAGCGAAATCCAGAAACAGATCATCTCCAAGGGACTGCTCCGCGAGTACCGCACCAATTAGAGAGGCCAGAACCCATGCAGCGCACCGTGTTCAACGACGATCACCAAGCCTTCCGCAAGACCATTCGCGACTTCATCGCCAAGGAGGTCGTACCCGTCCACCACGACTGGGAGAAGCAGGGGCATCCGCCGCGCGAGTTCTACAACAAGCTCGGTGAACTCGGGGTGCTCGGCATCGAGGCGCCCGAGGAATACGGCGGTGGCGGCGAGCACGACTTCACCTACTCGATGGTCATCGCCGAGGAATGCGCGCTGGCCGGAGTGACCTTCGGCAGCTATTCGGTGCACGCCAACCTCATCCTGCCCTACCTGATGGAGTACGCGACCGACGAACAGAAGCAGCGGTGGCTACCCGGATTCTGTTCCGGCGAGCTGATGTTCGCGATTGCGATGACCGAGCCCGGCACCGGGTCTGATCTGGCCAACATCTCCACCACCGCCAGACTCAGCGAGGACGGCGACCACTACATCCTCGACGGCGCCAAGACGTTCATCACCGGCGGCGCCCTGGCCGACCGCATCCTGGTGGTCTGCCGCACGTCGGCCTTCGACCCCGACAACCGGCGCGGCGGCCTGTCGATCCTGGTGGTCGACACCTCCTCCGAGGGCTTCGCCGTGGGCCGCAAGCTGGAGAAGATCGGTCTCAAGGCCTCCGACACCGCCGAACTCTCGTTCAGCTCGGTGCGCGTGCCGGTGGCCGATCGCCTCGGTGAGGAGGGCGCCGGATTCCGGTACCTCACACACAATCTGGCCCAGGAGCGGCTCACCATCGCGATCGGCTCGGCGGCCACCGCCGCCGCTGCCCTGCAGCATGCACTTGCCTACACCCGCGAGCGTGACGTCTTCGGGCGTCCCGTCGCCTCCTTCCAGAACACGAAGTTCGTGCTCGCCGAATGCTCTGCGGAGGTCGAGGCGATCCAGCAGTTCGTCGATCACGCTCTGACGCTGCACAACTCGGGTGAGCTTTCGGTTCCCGACGCCGCCCGCGCCAAACTCTTCGCCACCGACACCGCGGGCCGGGTCATCGACAAATGCCTACAGCTGCACGGCGGCTACGGCTACATCACCGAGTTCCCCATCGCCCGCCTCTACGCCGACACCCGCGTATCGCGGATCTACGGCGGGACCAACGAGGTGATGAAGACGATCATCGCCAAGGATCTGGGGCTGTAGTTTTTCGCGCGCCGCGCACTCCGTCCCCTTCCCCCGATGGTCGAGGTGAACGCCGCCCAGCCGCCTGGCCTTCCCCCAATGGTCGAGATCAACGGCACCCAGCGGCCTGCCCTTCCCCCAATGGTCGAGATCAACGGCGCCCAGCGGCCTGCCCCCCGATGGTCGAGGTGCGAGCCGCGTGCGGCGAGCCTCGAGACCCGGCGAGACAACAAGCCTCCCAACCACATCGAACATCTACAGCTGAATCCGCATCCCCTACCACACCCCACCGACAGAAAACTGCCGCCAGCTCACCCTCGGAACCTGTTGTCCACAAACACCTTTCCCTCCCCAGAACTATCGAATACCCTTGCCCTAATCCACATGTTCGAGTACACTGGAGCCATCAAACCGATCAGCCACCGGGGAGGGGCCCATGATCGACACCACTGAAACTCTCGACGCGGAAACCGTTGACGCCGAAGCAATCTTCGCCACCATCGTCACCCAACTCAGCGACCTGCAATGGAATCCGGAGATGACCGGGCCCCAAGCCTTCGGCGCGATGAAACAAGTCCTGTTGTTGCGGAACCTGGTCGATCACCACGCCACCACCCTCACCGGCGAACTGGACCGACTCGGGGTCGCCGACCACAAAACCACCCGACTGCGAGAACTGTTGATCAGCATGGGCTTCGCGCCCTCAGTCGCAGGTCGGTACGTGCGGGTCGCCGGCACCACCGATATCGATCTGTTGTTGGCGCACGCCGCCGACGGGTCCATCTCGTCCGAACACACCGACGCCATCGTCCGCGGACTGGCACACATCGACACCCGCTCTCCCGAACCTTTGGACACCGTCCAACGCTGCGAATACCTCCGGAAACTCTTGTCGCACTACTTCGCCGGATTCACCCCCGCCGAAATCAACCTCTACGCGCGGCAGTTGGGTAACGAGCTCGCCGCGGAGACGCCCGGTGGGTCACCGGCCGCCGAAGACAAGACGATCAACTCCTACACCGACCGCATCACCGACGACGGCCGGTTGGAGATCTCGGCGAACCTCGACATCGTCGCCGGGGAGAAAA
Encoded proteins:
- a CDS encoding acyl-CoA dehydrogenase family protein is translated as MARLAQTLGLTDIQTDIVANVRRFVDTQIIPNAQELEHADAYPEEIVAGMREMGLFGLMIPEEYGGLGESLLTYALCVEELARGWMSVSGVINTHFIVAYMLRQHGTEEQKQRLLPQMATGEVRGAFSMSEPDLGSDVAAITTSAKRSDDGTYTINGAKMWLTNGASSTLVAALVRTDEGAEKPHHNLTTFLIEKPAGFGEVVAGLTIPRKIDKMGYKGIDTTELIFDGYRTDAEHILGGTPGRGFAQMMDGVEVGRVNVSARACGIAQRAFELAVTYAQQRRTFGKPIAEHQAIAFSLAEMATKTEAAHLMMVNAARLKDSGERNDVAAGMAKYLCSEYCAEVTQASFRIHGGYGYSKEFEIERLMREAPFLLIGEGTSEIQKQIISKGLLREYRTN
- a CDS encoding acyl-CoA dehydrogenase family protein, translated to MQRTVFNDDHQAFRKTIRDFIAKEVVPVHHDWEKQGHPPREFYNKLGELGVLGIEAPEEYGGGGEHDFTYSMVIAEECALAGVTFGSYSVHANLILPYLMEYATDEQKQRWLPGFCSGELMFAIAMTEPGTGSDLANISTTARLSEDGDHYILDGAKTFITGGALADRILVVCRTSAFDPDNRRGGLSILVVDTSSEGFAVGRKLEKIGLKASDTAELSFSSVRVPVADRLGEEGAGFRYLTHNLAQERLTIAIGSAATAAAALQHALAYTRERDVFGRPVASFQNTKFVLAECSAEVEAIQQFVDHALTLHNSGELSVPDAARAKLFATDTAGRVIDKCLQLHGGYGYITEFPIARLYADTRVSRIYGGTNEVMKTIIAKDLGL
- a CDS encoding HNH endonuclease signature motif containing protein, coding for MIDTTETLDAETVDAEAIFATIVTQLSDLQWNPEMTGPQAFGAMKQVLLLRNLVDHHATTLTGELDRLGVADHKTTRLRELLISMGFAPSVAGRYVRVAGTTDIDLLLAHAADGSISSEHTDAIVRGLAHIDTRSPEPLDTVQRCEYLRKLLSHYFAGFTPAEINLYARQLGNELAAETPGGSPAAEDKTINSYTDRITDDGRLEISANLDIVAGEKTRTLMETLSAPKPQPDGSPDPRTPEQICAAAFETIVELAAQGLADTTFSATPTNGLLWTWSADNPALGGDLQNMGPITEATAKLLSCDTTITKIILNTDGVPLDVGHKERFFTPGQRKALLVRDRGCIKCGAHAGRCQGHHLAHWADGGPTDLDNGCLLCTSCHDDVHHHGWDIIMGFDRHPWLIPPATVDPKRRPVPSYHRRSMRLDDAAA